The Synchiropus splendidus isolate RoL2022-P1 chromosome 5, RoL_Sspl_1.0, whole genome shotgun sequence DNA window GGTCTCCAAAAGGTTCCTCATATCAGATGCCATTCCCTTATTCTCTGCATCTGTTGAACacaatcttattattatttaacaaaacattataaattctatttaataatatagcttgattaatatatttattttataatttaatattattcccatACTCATCAGCGCTCGGGtcatgaagcaaaaacatttttcaagcaGCAGGATTTTAACCTGAAATGAGCCGACTTGATGGTTGGTGAAGAGACGGGACAATAACACCCTGGTGCCGGACCGTTCGGAATATTGCTttacaacagacacacacaaacacaccagtgaTTCCACATGTATCATAGAGGTAGCGCAACAAAAGAGATACAAAGAGGAGGCTGTCGTTGAGATTGATATGAGAAAGGTCTGGTTGCCATCAGGTCAACACAACTATCATCTCTAACTGAAGCCTGCAGGAAAGAAAGAGGATAAAAAAGAGACAAAACCGCCTCCCATGTTTACGTGCAAACTCGACCATGACCCACCAATTAATctgagctgtgggaggaaagtagcaaaaaaaaaaaaaatgacgtccTTCTTACTCCCCTTTCCCTCAATATTTGCCTTTCTTACTGAGAGTTAAAGGAAAATATGTTTTAGATGTGTTTTCTAAGTGAGTTTGTGAAGAGTTTAGCTACTGAAGATCATGTGTTCCGGCAACAAAAGCCAgaacagctggtcataatgtaagGCGACAAAGTATCACAAAACAATTGTGTTTGTCCAACAggatgatgattttatttttcactatTCGTTTACCAATGTCTGCCATTGCTAAGGTTTCTGGCTGCTTTCATTCATCCATGTCTTCTACGCTGCCTCCACCATCCTGAGTCCATTTGGTTCTCCAACACCTGCATTTCATATCTAACTGCGCAGCATGATTTAATTTTTCCAAAAGGAATCGACTGAATTCATTCAAAAAGGTAAGAAGCATATAcatttacctttttattttgtttgtgcgtgctctttgcacttgaaatactcttttttttggcaaaaaagCAAGTTTTGTTAGAAATGATTGCAGCGGTTTTAGGCTAAAAACAGACACTTGTTTTTACAAGAtaatttgcaaaggtccttatttcttgtcatgttgttccagaacaaTGATCGCTactttcatgacatttttttttatctgccacTAAATCAGGCATATTTGGaagcaacaaataaaaatccTGGAGTGACAGTTTCATTTCCCAAACAAACCCTAAATCATGAACCCCTCCTGAGAATCAACAGGTTCTGACCCACTGCTGCGCTGCTGACTCATCAACCAACCAGCCCATAATCATAATAGAGTTAGACCAATGACGACCGGAGAAGATCAGCTACACATATGCAACACACGTCAGTGCTACCGCAGAAAGAGCTACACAAGTCTGCTATGATAAATTTGTTTCAATCTCCTGTCCAGCACATTCAGGCCGCTTCCAACTTCCTGACCCAAAGTAGGTGGAGCTAAAATAGGAGATCAATGTTTCAAATGAAACCCTCATCATAACCCGAAACTAAATTCCACTTGCTTCAGCTCAAGAACAATGTGACCTTGACAGCAGTCCATCACTGGTTCCTAACAATAACCTGAGTCTCCATCCATGACTCATGGCTCTGTTGAGTCACTATTATATTCATATACATGACGAGTTGGAGAGATATAGCCAAGAAACAAAGGAACCGTGCAgatcttcctgtttcctgtctctTGTTTTGTTGGAAATACCAGGAAAAACATCTAGGAAGGTGATgaggtgaaatgttttcttAGGACTCCATTCATGACTCAGACTGTGTGAGGGAACACACGAAAAACAAAGAATTGTGTGACGAAAAAAACCCAGCCGCCTTCAGGAATCTAGCTCCTGTTAACCTCCAAATAACATCTCGAGTGGGAACCACACGGTGacatgacggaaaaaaaaaaacaatttgctgCAGGAACTGCTGAAGCTGAGTGACTCACCACGTTTTTCTGTTCTATAAACTTCTGAAGTTTCCCGTCTAACTCCCAGCTGACTCCTCTAGAAAACTGTCTCCACTCCACATTACGCTTCAGATGCAGCAAACAGTCTGGGAGGACAAAAATAGCAAATCCCCTTGAAGAATAAACATGGCTGTCAGGTGAAAATCTTGTTACCCATTTTTGGCTGTTTTCAAGTCGTTGCCTGGAAGGGGGGATTACACGGCCTCCCGGGAAATTACGAAACCGGGCGTAATTTATTAAGGCATTACGGTCATCAATGAACAGTCAAATATGTTGCAGATTCATGGTGCTTTCTCGGTCATACAAGGACTCCAGTGCTTTGTCAACATATAGCGAGTCAAGACCGACGTCAGGGCAttcaagtccaagaccaagacttgagGCCAGAgaccttaatcctcaacctcgaAAATGCTCCCTCCCGCGGAGTGCAAGGACTGTCCCGATTCTCAGGAAGTTAAGTTGAGGAGTGAGATTGAGGAAAGAATGAGAATGAACACCCAGagtacccagaatgctttgcgtATTTTCAGTTAACAAAAGTTAAAGTATAAAATATACTGACTTGAATTTGTGGCTGGAGTGCTTTAGTGGCTAAACAAATCATAGATGGTAAAGTTGTCATACCTGGCACAGAGTTATCATGACCAACTTTTGACTCCGGAATAAGAGAAGAGAAACTCAAGAAGCCACCTAGCTGCACATGTATCGATGTGTCCCAGTGACGTTGAAAATACAGGAATCAAGTGAAAGTGGTCAGGCTGAACGTCCCTCAGGTACAACACAGATGTGAGTGACTCCATAAGCTGCCCAGGTATAACCAAAAAGGCAACGTAGAGGAGAGCTGAACTGTCATGCTACAGCGTGGCGCAGGGGATGTGAGGCAACAGGGTTGCAGCCGTGTTTGAAGAGACAGGCGACATTTGTCAAACCAAATCTGAAGTCGAAAGATCGGAACTCTGGTGACAAGCCATGGCATGTTAACTGATCAGAGGCCTGGTTTCAGAGTAATGGAAGGAGAGGAAAGAGTCTTCAAGAAATGGAAGCTGATCCTAGCGGTCGCTAGCATTCAGTCACTGAGCTCCTCCTAAGGATCTGATCCGCCATGCTTCACTAACTTTAGAACCAGCCCCAGCAGACTGACTGGAGAGGCGGCGGATGCCATCAACTCAGAATCCAACGACGACTTGTATGCAAATAGCCAAAGTGTCACATGTGGTGTGAATGTAACTGAAAGTCCAATGTCAGCATTACACCCAAAAGAAAACCCGCATTTGGTTGAACTTTATAAAATGAAACAGGTTTTGTGTCTCAGCAGACTCATCTAGGATTTGACTAAGAATGCGCTCTAGGATCCAAGAACTCCATGAAGGCAATGTCGGTGAGAATAACACTTTTCAGAGATCCGATCAGAACTAATGTGGTCGGTGAGGATCTAGCATCCACCCTGGATCAAGGTTCCCACATTCGTGCTTTGCTGTGCCCAAGTGTCGCCATGTGTCGTGTCATGAATCTGTCCTGTTGTTCCTTATTAGAGGGACTTGTGGGAACTGTAATGAGGGGAGGGGGAGACGGTCACTGTGCATCTCCGAGTCCACCATCGTCTGCGAAGGGTCAAGGGATTACAGACTTGTCTTGTTAAATTAGGCTGCCGTGGCTGAGTTCTGTGACGGTGCCGGGGACTCAGCTGTCTGAGAGGAACCCGGGTCTGTCTTGATGATGAGCTACCAGCAGACATGTAGGAGCAGAACACCACGAGTCTCCTCTGGGAGAGTCGTGATACCTCCCACTGAGGTATTCGAGAACACGGACATGCATCAAATGAGTTATTCAACATACAGGTAGGTAGTGTGGACGTTCCATTTACGGTTTCAACTGGCGACCAGAGGACATTCCAAATGTTGTTCTTGTTTTTGAACTTCATCATGAAGAGAGATGCGGCACCGTTACGTGATTGAGGATGTTTGTACTGAAGCTGGGTGGACTGAACTCCGCTGCTGTCTTGGTTCTGTGGTCAGTGCAGGTCTAATAAACGATTAGTTTCCAAGTTACCGTATGTGAATATGAGCTGCACCAACCAAATTTAAGaatgaaatatattatatacacaCATAAGCTGCACTGTTCTAGGTCGAAACGggtgaaaacggggtccagtatGAAGTCtgataaatgatgaaaaaatgaaaactcgGTGACGTTCTGAACGTGAAGGCGTTTTATGCGTAGTTCTCGAGTGTCCCGTGGACACCCCGGCACTCGAGGTGGAGCTACGGGAACATCGGAGAGGTGGCTGGGGATAGAGTGCTTTTATGTTAAGAAAACGGATGCaacttcattggtctgatgcgacaaggtaaaaaaaaatacggAAATCATGATTATGGAAGCAATAAATGGCATCTGTTAGCAGTACTAGAACTAAGTCCAATCAGAAGAGTCATGACAACAGTTATGTATACTGTAAGCGGGAGTCCATTCTTGGAAATGCACTTCTACGTCCATGAAAGTGACCTACTTGTTGTAGTAATAGTCTGGATATTAGCTTGCAGGTACTATGAGGtagacaacacaaacacaatgacatAAAGAAGACTGAAGTAGAAGTTGTCCCTGAACTTCCACAATGCCAAAAACACAGGACTGCATTCTCAGATCCGGGATGAGACTCAAAGTGGAACTAAACTGCTCACGTGCTGCACTTCAGTGCGAGACACAACGCCTGACTCGACACTTCCATTTTTTGGTTCCAACTTCAGACTTCTTCGAGACAAACTAAAAACTACACCAACAAAGGTCAACATCAATACTGCATCGTCTCGCCACAAATAAATTACATGTTGTCTTTCTTCATATTAACATGAAGAAACTCTATATACTGCATAAAGATCATGTCCatgtaaaagaaaatgtagaaaaaaatctTTGTAATTCTTACTACAAAGAtatgaacaataaataaagctTATCAGTATCATAAATGTCTACGAAAATGTGTATGAGATGAATCATGgtcttttcattttacatttacatacagtgcgtgtgtgtttatatactttataatttcatatatatattaatgataAAGCTGTTCACCTTTGCtacacaaagcaaaacagacaTGAAGTGTTGTAGACGTTTATGTGACTTGTAAGAcaatcattttgaaaaagaaaggaagCCAGGAGGTGGATTTGGAAGTTCATTTGGTTCTCATGTGATGTACCGAAATAGGAGCTGTTAATATGGCAGGTGGGTGGCGTCTTCACCCCCATACTTCTGCTGTGATTGTGAAGAGTTGGGTCTTACAATTGTTTCAACAAAATATGAAcactaaaaaaaatcatgttgctTTTCCATGAGCACTTTGTTTTTAACCGTTGTCCAATTCAGTATGTTGTATTCTGGCTCAGTCTGCACACGTAATTGGGAGCACGagattttgttttcagtcagtTCACCTTGTACAAGCCAAATAGTTGAGTAGAGTCggtgcacagaaaaaaaaaaaacctttcccCAAATAAGAAAGAGTTCatatgatgggtagatgaggatGCAGCCCAAAGGTTTCTTAGATGCCAATGCCAGACCCAACTCATGTTACTTTGAGTATTTACCCAAAGGACAGCGAAGGAAAAAATGTGACAGCGCGGCCAACGTCACAAAGACATCCATCCGTCCTCCAAATCGAAAGTAGTGTTACATTAAATGGCCTTCTTCTGAGCCTAAACCCTGCTTTAGAATTCTTGAAACAGATAAAAAATGCTCTCTCCACACCCTTGAATTGCTCATATTTAGGATCCAGATACCTGCCCTAAACTTTGTTTGAACCGTACCTGACTGATCGATGAGGCGTCCCCACAAGCTTTCACACATTTACAGTTGCACACCATCAGGAAGAAAATTGAACAAATGCACTCTACACACATTAGCGGCATGAGCTTGGAAGACAAAGTGAGCTTGTTAGGACGGAGTTGAGGACCCGACAAGAAGCCAGTAGCTCCAAAGCTGTTGTCTGAAGAGCCTGAACCCTTTCTCCCAGCATACAAAAACAGTTCTTTTACAATTATGTGGTATAAAAGAAGGATTGCAGGGCCTAGAGGAGGCGAGGTTATGTCCTCACCTGAAGTCTTTTTTGGTATCCTAAAACGTCTTTTTCACCTCTAACCAGAAAAGTATACACCGAGGATAAATGAGTACAATCTATACATTTAAAGATCAGCAATATGTGATCCTGTATGAGACGGTACAAGAGTCTTTCATAGAGAAGCGTTTCTGTTTAGCAAAAAGATTAGATAACTATtgttctgaaacacacaaaagctttttttttacatgcaggTATTAGTGCATAGGTTCCTGCAGAAAAGGATTATTACTGAGTGGTATACTGACTATCCCATCACCAGATGAATTTGGCATAGTTATTGAAAATGTCCCTTAATGAAGATGGTATTCACACCCTCCGAGTCCCACAAGTTAAGGATATTTCTACTTTATACATAAAAGAtgaaacaaaggaagaaaataaTGACATACGGTGTAGTCTTGGGAAATCTGAGGAAATCACAGTAAAGATTGGGATAAAATAAAGCAGTCtcacaaagaaaaatgtaatgCGTATATAGTGTTTCAGTGTGGAGGAGCACAGGAGGGTGTGACTAATCCTCACAAGTTGGAAGGAAGTTTAGAGCGAACAGTTTGAGGCTCTAAATCTGCCGAGTATGATGGAGAACCCCTCTGTAGATGAGATGTTCCGGGGGGCTGTTGAGTCTGGTGATGCCCCGGGGATAGTTGGACTGGAGGAGTCATATGGCCTGGTACTGCGCTACAGGGTTTGGGCACTATTGTGGGGGAAGAGAAAGGTGAGGTGTAATAGCCAGTTTCCATTGATGAGCAAGGGATTTGGCCAACAGCCTGCGGCGTCTCTTGTGGAAGCGTTGGATGTGAACTGGATAACAACTTTAGATCCTCTGAGAAACGGCCAAGCTGAGAGTCTCGTCCTGCAGTTTGTGGCTGGCATGGAAGCTGCGAAGTAAGGGAAGACTGTGGCATGAGCAGGGAGCTGTGGGATCCTGTGACACTTGAGGGGTCGCTGTAGTGGAAAGTCCTGCCTGTCACTGGACTTTGAATGGTAGGGCTAGGTGCCACAGGAGTAAGGCAAGGAGAGGCATTTGCAGAGCCATACTGGGCCAAAGAGGCCAAGGCAGACCTCTCAAGTGACAACTGGGAAGGCAAAAAGCCAGACTGGAGACTTGCCAGACTAAACTGATTGAGAGAAGATGGGGATCCATCAGTGGCCTGTTGGCTTTGCTGTCTCCTGGTTGACGAAGGAGAGCCATGTGGTGGAGAGTGAAGGagatttaagccactggtagtCCTGTCACCTCCAGGACACTGCTGCAAAGGAGTCACGTTTGGAGGTTTGGCTAAGGGCTGGCTTTGGAGTAGCTGACCTGGCAGTGGACTCGAGGAGCTGGTTGATACTGGACTCTGACAACAAGAGGAACTAATAGTGTTCCCACTTACTGAAGGTAAAACCGACGGCCCTGCTATGTGGCTTCCACCTTCACTTGGTCTGCTACAATGTACTCCAACGAATCCGCCACTTGACCCACTCTGATTTGCTCCAATAAGACCAGTGACCATCCCGCCACAAGGCTTTGCTAATGACTCTGAAGGATTCCCTATAGATGAATCGCCAGGAAGCCCTTGGAGAGGTCCCACAGACATGCCTCTGGTTAATCCTGAAATAACCACGGATTGGGGTGTCGCCCTTCTCAGTGACCCACTAGATGTCATTCCTACAACCAGTTCACCAGATTCCTCTGAGCGGCCAGAAGCTCTTCCTAAGGAACCATGAGCGGACTTGGTGAAGAGTAAATCAGCTGTAACACCTTCCAGTGAACCCCTTGATGTCCTACTGATTGATCCAAGAGAGACTCCCCCCACTGACCTTCTGCCTGCATCACTGGAAACACCTGAAACTGATACACTTGTCGGACCGGCTGATCTCGGTGAAGCACCAATTGTTGATTCCTCAGATACTCCACCTATTGATTCCCCTGATAATCCTCCTATTGATCCACCTGCTCCTCTTTGACAGTGTGCAGCAGAGGTGGTCTCCATTGCAGGAGTTGCAAAGTCCTCACCAGCCCAGACCATTTCACCTCCGCTTGCACCCTCCATGGAACCCCCAACCGCTCCACCTGTCGACCAACCTGTTGCACCGCCACAGCCTCCACCAGCACCGTGGCTTATTCCTGAACCTGTACTTCCACTTCCGCTCGAACCCTGGTGGAAAAGATTGGACAGTGGCGGTGTGCTTGAGCGGAACGACTGCTGACGCTGAGGTTGTGGGTGGAGTTGAGCCATACTAGATGATGGAGAACCGATAGATGACTGTCGCCCAAGGGAAAAGGCAGCAACCCCTCCTCCACTTAACCCAGCTCCTGCTCCGTTTCCATTGCCAGATCCTTGTTTGTTAGAGCCATATGATCCTGATCCTGCTGTCATGTGTTGCGCCCGGAAAGACGCCAACAATGACATGTCCACCGCAGAGCGCTGTTTTGACGGCGTGCTTGTTGGAGAGTCCCCTGTAGAACTCGGACCTGTAGATGAGGGGAGAAAAGTTTGGACTTTTTTATGCCGGCTTGGAGGGTCCTTTAATGATCCCAGCACAGAAACAGGAGGTCTGAACAGCGTTGGTGGAAGGTTAGGATGGTGCGTCAAGGCAATGGCAACAGAGGTGGTTGCAGCTGCTGCTTGGAGAGGCGCTTGGATGAGGGGAGCCCAGATGACCGGTGTAGGCGAAGGGGGCGACTGGGGTGGGATGTTTTGCATGAGGTGCGCGCATGTGGCCATGTCCCTGTCGTGCTGCACAATCTGCTGAATGATCTCATTCTCTTGGTAGTTGAGTACACCGGAGCT harbors:
- the LOC128758741 gene encoding potassium/sodium hyperpolarization-activated cyclic nucleotide-gated channel 4-like: MDRLHSSMRKRLYSLPQHIGQKASIMGEGEDADKDTRRKSIKMKPLPSPTSGGSCKGIGETKSGESVIMETDIGRPMKTSSNGDCRRFRGSLSSITSRHVHDSDSAEERRLITEGDVTPSEESPPGAIGDGPPEQGAQGASGGGAQSDSPDQQPGFIKLDGIDQILPDDERLYQAGFIHRQLGAMLQPGVNKFSLRMFGSEKAVEREQERVKSAGFWIIHPYSDFRFYWDLTMLLLMVGNLIIIPVGITFFKDEHTPPWIVFNVVSDTFFLMDLVLNFRTGIVKEDNTEIILDPQQIKIKYLRSWFVVDFISSIPVDYIFLIVETRIDSDFYKTARALRIVRFTKILSLLRLLRLSRLIRYIHQWEEIFHMTYDLASAMVRIVNLIGMMLLLCHWDGCLQFLVPMLQDFPADCWVSKNKMVNDTWGQQYSYALFKAMSHMLCIGYGMYPPVGMTDVWLTILSMIVGATCYAMFVGHATALIQSLDSSRRQYQEKYKQVEQYMSFHKLPADMRQRIHDYYEHRYQGKMFDEESILGELNEPLREEIINFNCRKLVASMPLFANADPNFVTSMLTKLKFEVFQPGDYIIREGTIGKKMYFIQHGVVSVLTKGSKETKLSDGSYFGEICLLTRGRRTASVRADTYCRLYSLSVDNFNEVLEEYPMMRRAFETVALDRLDRIGKKNSILQHKVQHDLSSGVLNYQENEIIQQIVQHDRDMATCAHLMQNIPPQSPPSPTPVIWAPLIQAPLQAAAATTSVAIALTHHPNLPPTLFRPPVSVLGSLKDPPSRHKKVQTFLPSSTGPSSTGDSPTSTPSKQRSAVDMSLLASFRAQHMTAGSGSYGSNKQGSGNGNGAGAGLSGGGVAAFSLGRQSSIGSPSSSMAQLHPQPQRQQSFRSSTPPLSNLFHQGSSGSGSTGSGISHGAGGGCGGATGWSTGGAVGGSMEGASGGEMVWAGEDFATPAMETTSAAHCQRGAGGSIGGLSGESIGGVSEESTIGASPRSAGPTSVSVSGVSSDAGRRSVGGVSLGSISRTSRGSLEGVTADLLFTKSAHGSLGRASGRSEESGELVVGMTSSGSLRRATPQSVVISGLTRGMSVGPLQGLPGDSSIGNPSESLAKPCGGMVTGLIGANQSGSSGGFVGVHCSRPSEGGSHIAGPSVLPSVSGNTISSSCCQSPVSTSSSSPLPGQLLQSQPLAKPPNVTPLQQCPGGDRTTSGLNLLHSPPHGSPSSTRRQQSQQATDGSPSSLNQFSLASLQSGFLPSQLSLERSALASLAQYGSANASPCLTPVAPSPTIQSPVTGRTFHYSDPSSVTGSHSSLLMPQSSLTSQLPCQPQTAGRDSQLGRFSEDLKLLSSSHPTLPQETPQAVGQIPCSSMETGYYTSPFSSPTIVPKPCSAVPGHMTPPVQLSPGHHQTQQPPGTSHLQRGSPSYSADLEPQTVRSKLPSNL